The genomic stretch TTCCTCAACATCCTCGAGGGCGCCCGCCAGAACGCGACCGGCCACCTCGTCTACGCCAGCTCCAGCTCGGTCTACGGGCTGAACCGGAACCTCCCCTTCGCCGTCGGCAACAACGTCGACCACCCCGTCAGCCTCTACGCCGCCACGAAAAAGGCGAACGAGCTGATGGCCCACACCTACTCCCACCTCTACCGGATCCCGACGACCGGCCTCCGCTTCTTCACCGTCTACGGCCCCTGGGGACGGCCCGACATGGCCTACTACAAGTTCACCAAGGCGATCCTGAAGGGGGAGAAGATCGACGTCTTCAACGGCGGCAGGATGCGCCGCGACTTCACCTACATCGACGACGTCGTCGAGGGCTTCATCCGCGTCCTCGACCTCCCCGCCGCACCGAATCCCGCCTGGGACGGCGTGAATCCCGATCCCGCCTCCAGCACCGCTCCCTACCGCGTCTACAACATCGGGAACAACCGCCCCATCGAGCTCATGGCCTTCATCGAGGAAATCGAGAAGGCGACCGGAAAAAAGGCGATCCTGAATCACCTCCCCATGCAGCCCGGCGACGTCGAGGAAACCGCCGCCGACGTCGAGGCGTTGCGGGAGGCCGTCGGCTTCGCCCCCTCCACGCCGATCTCCGAGGGGATTCCCCGCTTCGTGAAGTGGTATCGGGAACGGGGCCACGCGCTCGATTAGCCAGGGCTAGCGCCCCGTCTTCTTCGGATCGAACGCGTCGCGCAGCCCGTCGCCGACGAAGTTCAGCGAGAGGATCGTCGCCCCCAGCGCCACGGAGGGGAAGACGATCAGCCACGGGAACTCCTCCATCACCTTCGCGCCGTCGTCGATCAGCGAGCCCCACGAACTCATCGGGGGCTGGACGCCGAGGCCGAGGAAGCTGAGGAACGCCTCGGTCAGCATGACTGCCGGGACGGTCAGTGTCGCGTAGACGATCACCGGGCCGATGGCGTTCGGGATCAGGTGCCGGAAGACGATACTCCGCTCCGAGGAGCCGAGGATCCGCGCCGCCGCCACGAAGTCCTGCTGCCGGAGGGACTGGACCTGCCCCCGGACGATCCGGGCCATCGAGAGCCACTCCACCGCCCCGATGGCGACGAAGAGGAGGATGAAGTTATGGCCGAAGAAGACCGTCAGCAGGATGACGAAGACAGTGAACGGAAGCGCGTAAAGGATGTCGACCGCCCGCATCAGCACCGAGTCGATCCACCCGCCGCAATAGCCCGAGATCGCCCCGTAGACGACGCCGATGACGAGGGAGACCGCCGTGGCGCAGAGGCCGACGGAGAACGAGATCCGCCCGCCGTAGAGGATGCGGACGAAGAGGTCGCGCCCCAGCTCGTCGGTCCCGAACCAATGGGCGCGGCCCGGCCCCGTCGCGCCGAGGGCGAGGTTGTTCGCCGCATAGGACTGGCCGCAGAGCCATGGCCCCGCGACGACCAGGACGATCAGCCCCAGCAGGAACCAGAGGGAGTAGAAGGCGAGCGGCCGCCGCCGGAACCGCTTCCAGACGCCGGGCTGGGCCGAGACGGGGAGGTGATCACTCATACTTCAGCCTCGGGTTGATCGCGATGAGGACCATGTCGAAGATCAGGTTGAAGACCAGCAGCAGCACGGCGTAGAAGAGGATCGTCCCCAGCACCATCGTGTAGTCCCGGTTGAAGGCCGCCGTGACGAAGAACCCTCCGAGGCCCGGGATCTGGAAGATCGACTCGACGGCGAACGATCCCGTCAGCACCCCCGCCGTCGCCGGGCCCATGAGGGAGAGGACCGGCGTCATCCCGCCCCGGATGGCGTGACGGAAGACGACGGCCCACTCGGTGACGCCCTTCGCCCGCGCCGTTCGGATGTAATCCTGGGAAAGGACCTCGAGCATCCCCGCCCGCGTCATCCGGGCCAGGACGGCCGCCGCCCCGATGCCGAGCGTCAGCGCGGGGAGGAGACGGTTGTTCCAATCGAACCATCCCGAGGCGTCGCACCAGCCGAGGGTGAAGGCGAAGAAGAGGATGAGGAGCGGCCCGAGGACGAACGACGGCAGGCAGATGCCGAGCATCGCCCCCGCCATCGGAATCCAGTCGGCGGGCGTGTCGGCCTTCAGCGCCGCCACCATCCCCAGCGGGACGCCGACGAGGAGGGCGAAGCCGAGCGCCCAGAGCCCCAGCTCGGCCGAGACCGGGAACGCCTGCGCGATCAGCTCGTTCACACTCCGCGTCGGGTACTTGAACGAGGGGCCGAGGTCGCCATGGAGGAGATTCCCCATGTAGCGGACGTATTGGACGCCGAGCGGCTGGTCGAGGCCGTAGTGATGGTTCAGTACCGCCAGCGTCTCCTTCCGCAGCGCCTTCTCGCCGGAGAACGGCCCCCCCGGCGCGAGCCGGATCAGGAAGAACGAGAGCGTCGCGATGACAAAGAGGACGGGGATCATCTCCAGCAGGCGCCGGGCGAGGAAGCGGATCATTGTTTCTCCAATCGGGCCTGTCCGGCCTTCGCCGGATCGAGCCACAGGGTCTTGTAGGAATGGGCCTCCAGCAGGTTCGGCCTCCATCCCTGCACCTCGGGTCGGACCAACAGCGGTTTCGTGTAGAAGTAGATCGGCATGAGCGGCATCTCGTCCATGAGAAGATGTTCCGCCTGCTTCAGGAGCACGAGCCGCGCCCGGGCGTCGGCCGTCCGCTTGGCCTGTTCCATCAGTCCGTCGTACCGGGGATTCGCCCAACCGGTGTGGTTGTTTTCGGCATCGCCCCGCATGATGTCGAGGAAAGCCGTCGGGTCGAAGTAGCCGCCGCCCCACCCCATGCGCGCCACCTGGTAATCCTTTTTCTGAAGCGTCTCGTAGTAGACTTTCGCTTCCTGGTTGTAGAGCGTGACGTCGATCCCGAGATTCTTCTTCCACATCTGCTGGATCGCCTCGGCAATGCGACGATGCCCCTCGCTGGTGTTGTAGAGCAGCTCGACCTTGGGAAAACCCTTCCCGTCGGGATATCCTGCGGCGGCCAGGAGCCGCTTCGCCTCGGCCAGATCGGCGGAAAACATCGGCCCGCTATCGTCGACGTCATAAGCCCCCATGCCCGGCGGCGTGAGACGATAGGCTGGAACCTGCCCCCCCCGCATCACTTCCTTCACGATGCTCTCCCGGTCGATCGCCAGCGCGAGGGCGCGGCGCACCTCGACCTTGTCGAACGGCTTGCGATCGACGTTGAACTGATAGAAATAGCTGACCAGGATCGGCCCGTTCTGGAAGAACTCCGGATGATGGGCGCGGTACCCGTCGATCTTCGAGAGCGGCATCGAGAAGGTCACATGGATCTGGCCGGAGCGGAACGCCCGCTCCTCGCTATCCTGGCTTCCGATGGGGAAAAACCGGATCGCGTTGAGGCGGACCTGCGCGGCGTCCCAATAGTAGGGATTCTTCACCACCTCGATCACGTCGTTCACCTTCCATTTCTTCAGCGTGAAGGCCCCGTTGCCGACGAGGTTCCCCGGCAACGTCCAGGCGGTGTCCCGCTGGTCGATGGCTCCGAATTTTTCGATCGTTTTCTGGTGAATCGGATACCACGGATCGCCCGACATCAAATAAAGGAGGTAGGGAACGGGATAGTCGAGATGAAGGCGGAAGGTGTGGGCGTCGGGAACCTCGTAACCGACCTGGGAAAAATCGGTGATCTTGCCCAGGTTGTAGGCCTGGGCGTTGTGGACCATGAAATGATGCCGCGCCGCCTCGGACCCGAGGTTCGGCGAGAGAATCCGCCGCGCGGCGTAAAGGAAGTCGTAGGCCGTAAGGGGATCGCCGTTCGACCACTTCGCCTCGGGCCTCAGGTGGAAGGTGTAAGTCAGCCCGTCGGGCGAGATTTCCCAGGAAGAGGCCGTCGCCGGAATCGGCTGGAGCGTCGTCGAATCGACATCGGTCAACCCCTCGAAGAGCGCCGCCGTGATCTTTCCATCCATGTCCCACTGGGTCATGTGGGGATCGATCGAGCTCGGCTCCGACGCATTGCCGAGAAGGAGAACCCCTTCGCGGTCGCCCTTCTCGACGGGGGTCTCCCGCTTCTTGCAGCCGGTGAAGGCCAGGGCCAAGGCCAGGAGAGGAAGCAGGAGGCGGTTCATTGCGCGGGCCCCGGGGGGTAGTCGACGCCGAGGCGGTCGATCAGGAAGGCGTACATATCGGCCTTCTCCTCGACAGTGGAGCGGACGAGGTCGGCCCCGCCGTGACCGGCGTTCTTCTGGACGCGGAGGAGGAAGGGACCGCTCCCGGGAGCGGCCTCGGCCTGGAGCTTCGCGATCATCTTCCGCGCGTGCATCGGGTCGACCCGGTCGTCGCTGTCGGCGGAGAGCATCAGGACGGCGGGGTAGGCCGCCCCCTTCGTCACGTGCTGGTAGGGGGAATAGGCCGCGAGCCACTTCAGCGCCGCCGGATCGGCCGGATCGCCGTATTCCTCGATCCACGTCCTCCCGCTGCCGAAGAGAGTGTAACGGACCATGTCGAGGAGCGGCACCGCGCAGACGACGGCGCGGTAAAGCTCGGGATGCTGGGTCAGCGCCGCGCCGACGAGGAGGCCGCCGTTCGAGCCGCCCGAGATGGCGAGCTTCTCCGCCCGCGTGTACTTCCCGTCGATGAGGAACCGGGCGGCGGCGGTGAAGTCGTCGAAGACGTTCTGCTTCCGCTCGAGCATCCCGGCCCGGTGCCATTCCTCGCCGTACTCGCCCCCGCCCCGGAGGTTCGCCACCGCGTAGATCCCCCCCGCCTCCAGCCACGCATAGAGGCTGGAGGAGAAATAGGGCTCCATCGTCACCGAGAAGCCGCCGTAGCCCGAGAGGAGGAGCGGATGATTCCCGTCGCGCAGGCCGTCCTTCAGCGCCTCCTTCCGCCCGACGATGAACATCGGGACCCGCGTCCCGTCCTTCGACGCGTAGAAAACCTGCTTCACCTCGTAGGGCGCGGGATCGATCGGGAACTTCACCTCATCCCAGAGCGTCGTCTTCGCCGTCCCGACGTCGAGGCGGAAGATCCGGGGCGGGATCGTGAACGAGGCGAAGCGGAAGAACGCCTCGCCGCTCTTCGCCCGTCCCGAAAGGCCGCCGAGGCTCCCGAGGCCGGGCAGCTCGACCGTCTTCGGATGGCCGCCGTCGAGGTCGCGGAGTTCGAGCGAGTGGCTCGCGTCCTGCGTCCGGACCAGCGCCAGCTTCCCCCCGATCAGCGAGATCGACTGGATCACCCCTGCCGAGGCCGGGACGATCTCCTTCCAGTTGTCGCGGGCCGGATCGGCGGCGGAGACCTGGTAGACCGCGCCGTGCGATTCCCTGTCGGCGCTCAGGATCGTGAAGGACCCGTGCCACGGGATCACCGAGGTCTCCCCCTTCAATCCCTTCGCCAGTTCCTTCCAGCCACCGTCGGGCGATTTCAGGTCGCGGTAGAAAACATCGGTCTCGGACCAGCCATGGCTGATCGTCGCGATGAGGTAGCGCCCCTCCTCGTCGACCCCCGCGCCGAGGAACGTCCGGGCGTCGCCCGTCGCCGGATGGACGACCTCGTCCCGCGCCGGATCGGTCCCGAGGCGGTGGAAGCGGACCTCCGCATGGCCGGGCCGGTCGGCCGTCGGGATCGCCGGATCGACCGGGAGCCACGTGTAAAAATAACCGCTCCCGTCGGGGAGCCACGAGGGGGAGGCGTACTTCGCCCCCGGGATCACGTCGGTCTCCGCCGTCCTCCCCGTCGCCACGTCGAGGAGGTAGAGCGTCGCCTCGTCCGAATTGTTCCGGTGGAGCGAATAGGCGACCTTCGTCCCGGCCTCGTTCGGAACCCAGACGCCGAGGGAGGTGCTGCCGTCGGCGCTCAACGTCTCGGGGTCGAGCAGAATCCGCTCCTTCCCCTTCTCCCGCACCACCTCGACCGCCTTCTCCCGCCCCGCTTCCTTCCGGGCATAGAAATAACGGCCGTCCGCCTCCTCCGGCACGCCGACGGCGGGGAGGTAAAGGAGTTCGGAAAGGCGCTTCTGCAGCAGGGGCCGCGAGGGCAGCGCGTCGAGCCACGCCCGGGTCGTTGCGGCTTCCTTCGCCGTCCATTCCTCGGTCCGGACGCTCTTCGCGTCTTCCAGCCACAGGAACGGATCATCAGACACCGCGTTCACCGGAGCCCCTTTCCGCTCACAACCCGCGAGGGCAAGGACGACGAGGAGCAATGGCAGAAAAAAGCGGCGATCATCCACAAAGAGTAATTAGATCACTCTCCTCCCCTCCGCAAGGATTGAACCCTTGCAAAAGCTACGCTACAAAGCGGGAACCGATCCCGCCATGAAAGCCCTCTTCCCCCTCGCCTTTCTTGCCCTGACCTCCTCTCTCCTGGCCGACACGCCCGCCCCCGCCGCAGCGGACGCGATCCCGGGCCGCGTCGAGAAAGGGAACCTCGTCATGGAGAACATCCCGGCGATCCCGCCCGCCCTCTCCGACCGCCTCCTCCAATACCAGAGCACCCGGGGCGCGGGCCTTGCCGGATGGGAACAGGGACCGAACGCGGGCAGCCTCCTCATCCTCACCCGCTTCGCCGAGACGGCCCAGGTCCACCGCGTCGCCGGGCCGGGCATGGACCGCCAGCAGCTCACCTTCTTCAAGGAACCGATCGGCGGCGCCTTCCCCCGCCCCATCCCCGCCGGTTCGGGCAACGCCCCCGGCTTCCTCTACCTGAAGGACGTCGGCGGCAACGAGAACCACCAGATCCATTTCTTCAACAGCCAGACCGGCCTCTCCACCCTCCTCACCGACACCAAGACCCCCGCCAAGCACGGCGGCATCCGCTGGGCCCACAAGGGGAACCAATACGCCTACTACGACCTCGGCCGCAACGGGCGGGACTGGGACCTCTACGCCGCCTCGCCCGACGACGCGAAGTCGGCCCGCCTCCTCCTCGCCAACGCCGGGGCCTGGGTCCCCCTCGATTGGTCGCCCGACGACCGCCGCCTCCTCGTCATGCACGAGATCTCGGCGACCGAATCATACCTCTTCGTCCTCGATATTTCCTCGAAGAAGCTGACCCCCGTCCATCCGACCAAGACGAAGATCAGCTACGGCGACGCCCGCTGGAGCCCCGACGGCAAGGGGATCTACCTCACCTCCGACGAGGGCTCCGAGTTCCACCGCCTCGTCTACTTCGACCTCGACAAGGAAAAGCTGAAGTCCCTCACCGACGCGATCCCGTGGGACGTCGACGAGATCGAAACCTCCCCCGAGGCCGGCCTCCTCGCCTTCACGACGAACGAGGGCGGCGTCGGCAAGCTCTATCTCCTCGACCCCAAGACCCAGGAATACCAGCCCGCCGCCGACATCCCCGTCGGCCAGGTCGGCGGCCTCAGCTTCTCGCCCGACGGGACGAAGCTCGGCCTCACCCTGAACTCCCCCCAGAACCCCGCCGACGTCTACGTCCTCACCCTCGCCCAAAACAGCTCGGAAAGGAGCCTCCAGCGGTGGACCAACAGCGAGGTCGGCGGCCTCAACACCGCCACCTTCCCCGTCCCGACGCTCATCGCCTACGACACCTTCGACACCGTCCCCTCCGCCCCCGGCGCGAGCGACACCAAACCCCGCCAGATCCCCGCCTTCTACTACAAGCCCGCAAAGGCCGACGCGAAGAGCCCTGCCCCCGTCGTCATCCTCATCCACGGCGGCCCCGAGGGGCAGTTCACCCCCGGCTTCTCCGCGATGATCCCCTTCTACGTGAACGAGCTCGGCATCGCCCTCCTCGTCCCGAACGTCCGGGGCTCCAGCGGCTACGGGAAGAGCTACCTCGACCTCGACAACGGCGAGAAGCGCGAGGATTCCGTGAAGGACATCGGTGCCCTCCTCGACTGGATCGCGAAGCAGCCGGAGCTCGACGCGAAGCGCGTCATCGTCTCCGGCGGCTCCTACGGCGGCTACATGGTCCTCGCCTCCCTAATCCACTATCCCGACCAACTCCGCGCCGGGATCGAGGAGGTCGGCATCACCCACTTCGTCACCTTCCTGAAGAACACCGAGGACTACCGCCGCGACCTCCGCCGCGTCGAATACGGCGACGAGCGCGACCCCCGCATGGCCCTGATCCTCGACGACATCTCTCCGCTGACCCATGCCGAGAAGCTGACCCGCCCCCTCTTCATCGTCGCCGGGGGCAACGATCCCCGCGTCCCCGCCTCCGAGGCCGAGCAGCTCGTCGCCGCCCTCAAGAAAAACAAGCAGGCCCCCTGGTACCTCCTCGCCAAGGACGAGGGCCACGGCTTCGCGAAAAAATCGAACCGCGACTTTCTCGGAGCTGCCAAGGTTCTCTTTCTCCAGGAGAATCTTACGAAATAAAACTAAAGCGTTTACATAAATAATCGGGGTCGTTGACACCCCCAAACGGGGGGCCGACATTATAGGTAATTACGCCAAGTGGGCGTTGAGTAGGAACCCTCAACCTTGGAGTCTGCCACATGAAACCCCGCACCGCGCCGGTGATGAAAGTCACCGGAGCCTTTCCCGACCTGGAAACCGCCACGAGCGCCGTCCGTACCCTGCGTAAGACCGGCTACCGCAGCGGGCAGATCCGCATCCTGCGCCGTCTCATGCCGCAGCAGTTCCTGAAGAAACTCCCTCACCCCCTCTTCGCCCGCTACCTCCGCCACCTGGCGGGCGTCAGCACCATCCTCGTCTGCGTCAGCGCCCGGAACATCGACGACGCGAAGACGATCCTCGAAAGCGGCGGGGCCCAGGTCGCCCACAACCGCTACTTCCATTCGTTCTCCGACGCCCCCTCCCCGGGCCCCCAGGCCCTCTCGGTCAACCGCTGGCACGAATAGCGTCGGCCATTGTTTAGCCTTCCCCGTGAGGGGCCGAAGTGGCATCTTCGGCTCCTCATGAGTAAGATGGAATGGCCGAAGCTCCTCTCGCACCGCCGCCTCGGCAAACTCGACAAGGCGACCGAGGCGATCGATCCGGCGCGCCCGCCCTTCCATCAGGACTTCGACCGGATCGTCTTCTCCACCGCCTTCCGCCGCCTCCAGGACAAGACCCAGGTCTTCCCCCTCGCCGACAACGATTTCGTCCACACCCGCCTCACCCACAGCCTGGAGACCTCGTGCATGGGCCGGAGCCTCGGCACCGCCGTCGGACAGGATCTCGTGAAGCGGGACCGCCGCCTTCGCCATCTCCATCCCTCGGACATCGGGGCCATCGTCTCCTCCGCCTGCCTCGCCCACGACATCGGGAACCCCCCCTTCGGCCATTCCGGCGAGGACGCCATCCGCCATTGGTTCAAGACCTCGAAGACCATCGACACCTTCCGCGCCGACCTCAGCGAGGGCGAGCAGAAGGACCTCGAATTCTACGAGGGCAACGCCCAGGGCTTCCGCCTCCTCGCCCGCCTCCAGATGGCGAAGGACAAGGGCGGCCTCCAGCTCACCTGCGCCGCCCTCGGGGCCTTCGCGAAATATCCCGCCCCCTCCTCCGCCCACGGCGATCCCTCGACGCCCTGGGCGAAGAAGAAATTCGGTTACTTCCAGAGCGAAGCCGCCCTCTTCGACCAGGCTGCCGGGGAACTCGGCCTCTTCCGGCAGGGCCAGGGCTGGTGCCGCCATCCCCTCGTCTTCCTCGTCGAGGCCGCCGACGACATCTGCTACCGGATCATCGACTTCGAGGACGGCTTTCGCCTCGGCCACGTCACCTACAACGAGGTCCATACCCTCTTCGACAAAGTCATCGGGAAAAAATCGAAGGCGGAGCGGCTTCCCGACCGCCAGCGCAACCACGTCGGCATCCTCCGCGCCCAGGCCATCGGCTCCGCCATCCAGCAGACCACCCAGGCCTTCCTCCGCCACCACGACTCCATCCTCGCCGGCGAACTGATGATCCCCCTCATCAAGCTCCCCGACTTCCCCTCCGGCCCCGCGCTGGAGAAAATCCAGAAAGTCTCGATCCCGAAGATCTACGGCTCCGAGCAGGTCGTCCGGATCGAGGCCGCGGGCTTCGAGGTCCTCGGCGGCCTCCTCGAGCTCTTCGCTTCGGCCCAGTTCTCCCCCCGCCGGAGCGCCCAGGACAAGACCCTCCTCCGCCTCGTCCCCGCTCAGTTCCGCAACGACACCCTCCCCCGCTACCACCAGCTCCTCGACCTCCTCGACTTCGTCTCGGGGATGACCGATAGCTACGCCGTCAGTCTGTACAAGATGCTGAAGGGGATTTCGTTGCCCGGCCGCTAAGCCCGTCCCCCTCGGTTCCCCCAGCCTTTATCCAGCTGTAGGGGGGTCTCCACCCGGTCCCGAAGGAGCACCCAGCGCCCCCCTTCGCGCCCCCTTTCCCCGATCAGCATTGAAAAGCCCCCGTATCGGGGTAGATTGATCCCATCCCCCCGATGAAAGAGACCCTCTCGTTCCAAGGCCGCAACGTCGTCCGCCTCTCCTGCGGCACCGCCTCCATCCTCATCGCTCCGCAGCACGGCGCGCAGCTCCTCGAATGGAGCTTCGGAGGGAAGCAGATCATCCGCTGGCCCGCCGACGCCGATTGGTCGGCACCGACGAAGATCCGCGGCGGCGACCCGATCCTCTTTCCCTTCATCGCCCGCCACTACGTCGACGGCGTCCTCGGCAAGTGGAAGGACGCCGCCGGGGTCGTCCGCGACCTCCCCGCCCACGGCTTCGCCCGGGAGATGCCCTACGAAGTCCTCGAGAGCATCGATTCCCTGGAACTCCGGATGGCGATCACCGACACCGAGGCGACCCGCCTCGCCTATCCCTTCGCCTTCCGCTTCGAGGTCGTCTATCGGCTGACCGAGACCTCCCTCGAAGTCCAATTCATCACCACGAACACCGGCGCCCCCGGCTCGGCCCCCCTCCCCTACTACGCGGGCCACCATTTCTACTTCAACATCCCCGCCAAGGACCGGGACGCCTGGGAGATCGATCTTCCCTTCGCCAAGGCCGGCTATCGCGGCGACGACGGCAACCCGGTCTGGAACGCCACCCCGCCCGCCGACACCACCCTCGGCGATCCCGACCTCGTCGACCGCTTCCACACCGGTCCCCTCGAAACCACCTTCGCCGCCCTCGACCGCTCGACCGGGGCGAAGATCGCCTTCGACCTCAACCCCTCCGGCAACGCCGTCCCCTGGCACACCGTCACCACCTGGACCGAGAAGCCCGAATCCGACTTCTATTGCATCGAGCCGTGGCTCGGCCTCCCCAACGCCATCCACCATGGCGAAGGCCTCCGCCTCCTCGCCCCTGGCGCGACCGAAAAAGCCGTTTGCGTCCTCCACTATTCGCCCGGACATTAAAAGGGTATGAGCATGGCCTCCGAGCCGACGACGGCACTCCACGCGGCGATCCGGGATCTTCCGGCCGCCAGCGCCGCCGTCGTCCCCCGGAAAGTCGACTACCTCCGCCTCTCCGTCACCGACCGCTGCAATGAGCGGTGCCTCTATTGCCTCCCGGAAAGCTTTTCCGCCTGGACCGACCGGGAGGAGCTTCTCACCTGGGACGAGTTCCTCGCCATCGTCCGGGCCGCCGTCCGGCGCGGCTTCCGCCACTTCCGCGTCACCGGGGGGGAACCCCTCATCCGGGACGGCATCGTCGACTTCATCGAGCGCCTCGTCGCCACCCCCGGCGTCGAGACCGTCCAGCTGACCACCAACGGCACCCGCCTCCCCGAGCTCGCCCCCGCCCTCCGCAAGGCGGGCCTGGAGCGGATCAACATCAGCCTCGACGCCCTCGATCCCGACACCTACCACCACATCACCCGGGGCCACATCGCCCCCGTCCTCGAAGGGATCGCCCTCTGCAAGGCCCTCGGCTTCCCCTCGATCAAGCTCAACACCGTCCTCATGCGCGGCAAGAACGAGGACCAGATCGACGCCCTCGTCGCCTTCGCCGCCCGGAACGACACCGCCCTCCGCTTCATCGAGCTCATGCCGATCAGCCTCACCGAGATGCTCAACGAGTCGAATTTCCTCCCCGCGGGCGAAGTCTTCCAGCGCCTCGCCGCCCGGAGCGAGATGATCCCCCTCGAAGTCGGCAAGCCCCCCGGCCACGGTCCCGCGAAGTATTACCGGATGAAGGAGACCGGAGCGACCCTCGGCTTCATCGGCGCCCTCACCGACCTCCATTTCTGCGACGCCTGCAACAAGGTCCGCCTCACCTCCGACGGCAAGCTCCGCCCCTGCCTCGGCAACCACCTCGAGATCGACCTGAAAGCCGCCCTCCGCTCCGGCCAGCCCGCCTCCGAAGTCGCCGCCACCCTCGA from Verrucomicrobium sp. GAS474 encodes the following:
- the moaA gene encoding GTP 3',8-cyclase MoaA; this translates as MSMASEPTTALHAAIRDLPAASAAVVPRKVDYLRLSVTDRCNERCLYCLPESFSAWTDREELLTWDEFLAIVRAAVRRGFRHFRVTGGEPLIRDGIVDFIERLVATPGVETVQLTTNGTRLPELAPALRKAGLERINISLDALDPDTYHHITRGHIAPVLEGIALCKALGFPSIKLNTVLMRGKNEDQIDALVAFAARNDTALRFIELMPISLTEMLNESNFLPAGEVFQRLAARSEMIPLEVGKPPGHGPAKYYRMKETGATLGFIGALTDLHFCDACNKVRLTSDGKLRPCLGNHLEIDLKAALRSGQPASEVAATLDSLFLQTLAEKPLEHLFRNNYQPSRVMTAIGG